A stretch of DNA from Halioglobus japonicus:
CTCCATATAAGGTGACCATGCTGGCTCCCGCACGTCGCCCTCTCTCGAAGGCAGGCGGAACTTTACTCCCCCATCGACAGATACCGCGGCGAGTATCCCGCGACCTGCATGTTTCGTTGCGTACAATACCATGGAACCATTGGGTGCGATACTGGGAGATTCATCCAATTCAGTAGAAGTCAGCACCTGCAAACGGTTGGTCACAAGGTCGTGGATAGCAATGTGGAAACGGCCATTTACCTGGTGCACCATGACCACATTGCGACCGTCCTGGGCGACTCTGGCACGTGCGTTATAAACACCTTCATAGGTGAGTCGCTCGGTATTGCCGGTACGCATATCGTACTTGTAGATCTGCGGACGGCCACCGCGATCCGAGGTAAACAATAGTGTCCTGCCGTCCGGCGTCCAGGTAGGTTCGGTATCGATAGCGTAGTGGCGCGTCAGCCGCGTCAGTTGCTTGGTGGCGAGATCCAGCAGGTATATATCCGGGCTGCCGTCCTTGGACAGCACCATGGCCATGCTGCGGCCATCCGGCGACCAGGCCGGAGCACCATTGAGGCCCTTGAAGTTGGTCAATTGCTCGCGTGCGCCACTGGACAGATTCTGGCGATAAATGGCCGGGCGCCCGGTTTCAAAGGACACATAGGAAATCTCGCTGCCATCTGGCGACCAGCCCGGGGCCATAATTGGCTCACGAGACTCCAGCAGCACAATCGGGCGGGCACCATCGGAATCCGCCAGGGTGAGGCGATAGTAGTCCTTGCCGCCCTCCACACGGGTCACAGACACATATAACAGGCGAGTGGCAAAGGCGCCGCGAATCCCCGTGAGCTTTTCATAAACATCGTCAGCCACCCGGTGAGCAATCATGCGCGCCTCGTTAATCGGCCCGGTCTCAACACCCTGGTAAACGCGCGCCTGGCGGGTCACGTCATACAGCTCGTATTCCACCCGCAAATCCTGGCCCGAGGCAGAGGAGCGACCGATCAGAATGTATTCCGTATCCAGCGCTCGCCAGTCACGGTAGAAGATGTCGCGCTCGGTGCTGGGGCGCCCCAGCATCTCGGCGCGGCCCACCGGTGCGAACTGGCCGCTGCGTGCGAGATCACTGTCCACGACCCAGGCAATATCTTCCGGCGCCGGGCCAGGGCCCGCCCAGGCAAAGGGCACCACTGCAATCGCGGTGGGATCATCCACACCCTGGGTTATTTCAATTGTAAGTTGAGCCCGTGCATTCAACGCCATCAGTGCCAGAAGCACGGGCGCCAGAGCCAATACCAGCCGTTTCATCAGTATCTTAAGTCCTCGGGTCTGAATAACAGGCGGAAGCGCCTAAAGTTTTTCTCAAATTCATTGGCGGGCAGATTCTTGAGCTCGGGAAAGCTGCCGGCCTTTTCTACTGCATTCATCGCGGAGCGATCAAAAGCGCTGTTACCACTGCTGCGCTCAAGGCGCACGCTGACCACTTCACCGGTGGGCACCAACTGTACAATCAACACCGCCTCCATACCGTTGCGAGCACTCGGGGGGCGGCTCCAGTAATTAATGACTGTGCGCTGAATCAGGGCGGCATAGCTGGCGGCCATTTCATCGGCCGTCACGGCCGCCTCTGCCGCGAGCACTTCCTCTTCCTCGGCCATGGCACGGGCCAGATCCGCGCGAGCGATGGCAGCGAGTTCCTCTTCGGTAATGCGGGGCTCGGGCTTGGGTTCCGGCTTTGGCTCTACCTTGGGCTGTGGCTTGGGCTTGGGTGGCGCGGGCTTTGGCTTGGGCTTGGCCACCGGCTTGGGTTGTTTGGGTTTCGGCTTGGCCACCGGTTTCGGCTTGGGTTTGGCGATCAACTCACTGGCATCCACTAGGCGGGCATTAATTACTTTCGGCGGTGCCTTGGCCTCGATGGTTTTGGTTTCCATCGGGCTCGACCAGTTCCACAACATAAATGCCAGGATCATCGCATGCAGGGCGATGCTTGCCATGGCCGGGCGCACCACAATGCGCGGCGCCACGGGCTTGGCATAGACGGAGTCAGTGCTCACTGAGGGTTCTCGGTTACCAGGCCGACACTGGGCGCACCGGCCTGTTGCAGGGCGACCATCACCGTCACAACCTCGCCGTAGGGGACAGCCTCGTCACCCCAGATAAGCACCGGCTTATCCGGGTTGCGCTTAATCACTTTAGACACCCGGTCCTTGATGGTGGCCAGCGCAAGCACCTGCTTCTCCTGCCCCAGGTTCAGAAACAGCTGGCCACTGGCATCCACGGATACGATTAACGGCTCGCTGTCCTGATTTTCGACAGGGTCCGCGGCGGCCTCGGGCAGATCAACTTTCACCCCCTGCATCAGCATGGGCGCCGTGACCATGAAGATAATCAGCAAGACCAGCATCACATCGATATACGGCACGACGTTGATCTCTGCCATGGGTTTGCGCTTGCCGCGGGCTCTGCTCACGGTAGCTCAGCCTCCCTGACGGGCGCGCAGTGCGTACGCCTGGCGGTAGAGAATACTGGAGAACTCATCTACAAAAGTGTCATAGCGGTTACTGAACACCTCTACCTTGGCGGCAAAACGGTTGTAGGCGAGTACCGCAGGGATCGCAGCAAACAGGCCCATGGCGGTTGCAACCAGCGCCTCGGAGATACCCGGCGCCACTGTGGCAAGCGTTGCCTGGGTAGCATTGGCCAAGCCGCGGAAGGAATGCATAATGCCCCAAACGGTGCCAAACAGACCGATATATGGGCTGGTGGAACCCACAGAAGCCAGAAACGCCAGGTGACGCTCGAGACGTTCTTCCTCACGCAATACCGCCACACGCATGGCGCGCCGTGAACCCTCCAGAATGGCCTCGGAGTCCATTTCCTTTTGCTGGGCCAGGCGCGAAAACTCCTTGAAGCCCGCCCTGAAAATACTCTCCATACCCAGAATGGCATGCCCGTCGGAGGCCTTTTCGTTCCCTTCGCGATAGAGCTGGGAGAGATCGATACCCGACCAGAAACGCTCCTCGAAGCTGTACATTTCCTCGCGCGCATTACGGAAGTAAATATAGCGCTGGACGATCATGTACCAGGACAGAATTGAGGCCATGACCAGCATTGCCATGACCACCTGCACGGTGAAACTGGCGTGAAGAATGAGGTCTATCAGGCTAAGTTGCTCTTCCAAGAGGGATCCCCTTTTGCGTTATGTCATTCTGCCCCGGACAGGCGTGCCACCATATCCCGGGGTATACGGCGCGGTTTGACCGAAGTGCTGTCTACGCATGCGATGCGAATGTCGCCACCGGCAAGCACTTCGTCGCCGCGCAATACTCGCTGGGCAAAGGTCATCGAGGCCCCGCCCAACTCAGTGATCTCTGCCGTGGCGATCAATTCATCGTCCAACTTGGCAGGTGCCCGGTATTCTACCGCCACATTGCGCACCACGAACATCAGATCGTTATTGAATATGTAATCTTTGCCGTAGCCCATCGCCCGCATGAACTCCGTGCGAGCGCGCTCCATAAATTTGAGATAATTGACGTAATAGACAATACCACCGGCATCCGTATCTTCAATGTAGACACGTAGCGGCAGAGAAAATTCCTGGCCAGACGTCACTCTTCCTGCCCGCCATCTAGATCCAGCGACAAATTGCCCGCCTCACCTGGCCTGGGCTGAGGCAGCCCGAAATGCAGGTAGGCGTTGCGCGTCACCACTCGGCCGCGGGGTGTGCGCACCACATATCCCTGCTGGATCAGGTAGGGTTCGAGCACATCTTCAATCGTCCCGCGCTCCTCGGAAATGGCCGCAGCTAGGCTATCGACCCCCACCGGACCGCCATCGAACTTCTCAATCATGGCGAGGAGCAGGCGGCGATCCTGGTGATCAAAGCCCTGCTGGTCAACGCTGAGCATATCCAGCGCGCGGTCAGCGACTTCAGCGCCAATATGGCCATCAGCCTTCACTTCCGCGTAATCGCGGACCCGGCGCAACAGGCGATTGGCAATTCGGGGCGTGCCCGGGAGCGGCGCGCAATTTCGGTGGCGCCCTGCTTGTCGATGCCCATACCGAGAATGCGCGCCGAGCGCTCCACAATATGTGCAAGGTCGGCGACCTCATAGAACTCAAGGCGCTGCACGATACCGAAACGATCGCGCAACGGTGAGGTAAGCAATCCCGCGCGCGTGGTGGCACCGATCAGGGTGAAGGGAGGCAGGTCGAGCTTGATCGAGCGGGCCGCGGGACCTTCCCCGATCATAATGTCGAGCTGGTAGTCCTCCATGGCCGGATACAGCACTTCCTCTACGAAGGGGCTGAGGCGATGTATCTCATCGATAAACAAGACGTCGCCGGGCTCGAGGTTGGTCATCAGCGCAGCGATATCACCGGCCTTCTCCAGCACCGGTCCTGAAGTCGTTTTAAGGGACACGCCCATCTCGTTGGCAATAATGCTCGCCAGCGTGGTTTTGCCCAGCCCGGGCGGGCCAAAAATCAGGGTGTGGTCGAGCGGCTCACCGCGGCCTTTGGCCGCCTGCAGAAATATACTCATCTGCTCGCGAACAGCCTTCTGGCCGACGTATTCATCCAGCGATTTCGGGCGAATAGCGCGATCGAGGGCATCCTCCCGGGGGCCTTCAGGCTCCGGGGCGATCAGGCGGTCGGTTTCTATCATCCGCTCACCATCGATTTCAGGGCCCGGCGGATCAGCTCTTCCGAATCCGCAATGGAGTCATCGTTCACTGCGGCAACCACCTTGGCCGCTTCGGCCGGCTTATACCCGAGGGCAATTAGCGCGCCCTCGGCGTCGGCGACCATATCGGCCACCGGTTCGATCACAGCGCCACCAGCGGACCCGCCGGCTTCCATCTCGCCGAGCCAGTCCTTGAGCTTGTCGCGCATCTCAATCAACAGGCGCTCGGCGGTTTTTTTGCCCACCCCGGGCAGGGCCGACAGGCCGGAAATATCGTCGCGCTGCACGCAGCCAATAAAGCTTTTGGCATCCATACCCGAGAGAATGGTCAGGGCCAGCTTGGGCCGACCCGGTTCACTTTGATTAATTGGCGGAACAGTTCACGATCGCGCTCATCGATGAAGCCATACAGCAGCTGGGCGTCCTCGCGCACCACAAAATGCGTGAGCAGTGTCACCTGCGCCCCCAGCTCGGGCAGCTGGAACAAGGTGGTCATGGGCACCTGCAGCTCGTAGCCGACACCACCGACATCCACCAGAATATCCGGTGGCTGTTTGGCAGCCAGCGTACCCCGAATTCTACCTATCATGGAGGGCCGATCCCCTTAACGTATCCGGCGCCGGCGCACAGAAGTGGCGCCAGCCATGTTGATCATACTCTGTTGTGTGTGCGCGTGACACAGGGCAGCGGCCAACGCGTCCGCGGCATCCTCGGCGGGCTCAGAAGGCAGTTTTAGCAGCACTTTCACCATGTGCTGCACCTGCCCCTTATCTGCCGCACCAGTACCGACCACAGACTGTTTGATTTGCCGGGCCGAGTACTCAAACACATCCATATCCTGGGCCGCGCAGGCAACAATCGCCGCGCCCCTGGCCTGCCCCAGTTTGAGGGCAGAGCCGGCGCTCTTCCCCATGAAAACCTGCTCAATCGCCAGCGTTGCCGGCCCGTAAAGCTCAACCAACTCAGTCACACTGTCGTAGATGATCTTGAGCCGAGGCGCGATATCGCCCTCGGGCAGCTTAATCACACCCGACGTCACGTATTCAGCCTTCCCGGTCACATAATTGATGATTCCGAAGCCCGTTTTCCGCGACCCCGGATCGATTCCCATGATCAGCGCCATCGCTTCGCCCCGCGCCACCCCACCAATGTCATTATTCTGTACAAATATACAGGCATCTCCCCACCCCGTCACCCGGGGTCAGACCCCAAATTTCTCAGGCACCCTGGGGTATTAGTAGATGTCGGCGTTGGTGTAGACGTTCTGGACGTCGTCGAGGTCTTCGAGGGCGTCGATGAGGGCGAGGATGGATTCGGCGCTGCCGGCGTCTGCCATGGGCACGGTGGTGGAGGCGATCATGGTCACTTCGCCGCCGGCGGGCTCGAGGCCGGCCGCTTCCAGCGCCATTTTGACGGTGCCGAATTCCTCCCAGGGAGTAGTCACATCCAGAGACCCATCCTCGTGAGCAGTGATATCTTCCGCACCGGCTTCCAGAGCCACTTCCATGACCTGTTCTTCGTCAGCCCCAGGGGCAAACCCGATCTGACCGACCCGGGAAAAGAGATAGGCAACCGAGCCATCTGTGCCCAGATTACCGCCACGTTTGGTAAACGCATGGCGCACTTCGGCCACGGTACGGTTGCGGTTGTCTGTCATCACCTCAACCAGTACCGCGACACCGCCGGGAGCGTAACCTTCGTAGGTCAGCTCCTCCATATTGTCGGCTTCGTTGGTACCGGCGCCACGGGCGATAGCGCGGTCGATGGTGTCCCGGGTCATATTGGCACCCAGGGCTTTGTCGACCGCCGCGCGCAGGCGGGGGTTATCTTCGGGATGGGGGCCGCCCTGCTTGGCGGCCACGACGAGCTCACGGATCAGCTTGGTGAATACCTTGCCGCGCTTGGCGTCCTGAGCCGCCTTGCGATGCTTGATATTGGCCCATTTACTGTGGCCTGCCATGGCTGAACTCCGCGCTGGCGCCTAGAGAAGGCTCAGGCGCCTTCGCCTTCGGCCTTCTGGCGCAGACGAATATTCAGTTCACGCAGCTGCTGGGCATTCACCTCGCCAGGCGCGTCGGTCATCACACAGGCCGCTGTCTGGGTTTTGGGGAAGGCGATTACATCGCGAATGGATGCCGAATCGGTCATCAACATCACCATGCGGTCCAGGCCAAAGGCGAGGCCACCGTGGGGCGGTGCACCGTATTGCAGGGCCTGAAGCAGGAAGCCAAATTTCTCGTTGGCCTCCTCGTCACTTATCTCCAGAATGCGGAAAACCGCTTCCTGCATCTCGCGCTCGTGGATACGGACA
This window harbors:
- the tolA gene encoding cell envelope integrity protein TolA, which codes for MSTDSVYAKPVAPRIVVRPAMASIALHAMILAFMLWNWSSPMETKTIEAKAPPKVINARLVDASELIAKPKPKPVAKPKPKQPKPVAKPKPKPAPPKPKPQPKVEPKPEPKPEPRITEEELAAIARADLARAMAEEEEVLAAEAAVTADEMAASYAALIQRTVINYWSRPPSARNGMEAVLIVQLVPTGEVVSVRLERSSGNSAFDRSAMNAVEKAGSFPELKNLPANEFEKNFRRFRLLFRPEDLRY
- the tolQ gene encoding protein TolQ translates to MEEQLSLIDLILHASFTVQVVMAMLVMASILSWYMIVQRYIYFRNAREEMYSFEERFWSGIDLSQLYREGNEKASDGHAILGMESIFRAGFKEFSRLAQQKEMDSEAILEGSRRAMRVAVLREEERLERHLAFLASVGSTSPYIGLFGTVWGIMHSFRGLANATQATLATVAPGISEALVATAMGLFAAIPAVLAYNRFAAKVEVFSNRYDTFVDEFSSILYRQAYALRARQGG
- the tolB gene encoding Tol-Pal system beta propeller repeat protein TolB, with the protein product MKRLVLALAPVLLALMALNARAQLTIEITQGVDDPTAIAVVPFAWAGPGPAPEDIAWVVDSDLARSGQFAPVGRAEMLGRPSTERDIFYRDWRALDTEYILIGRSSASGQDLRVEYELYDVTRQARVYQGVETGPINEARMIAHRVADDVYEKLTGIRGAFATRLLYVSVTRVEGGKDYYRLTLADSDGARPIVLLESREPIMAPGWSPDGSEISYVSFETGRPAIYRQNLSSGAREQLTNFKGLNGAPAWSPDGRSMAMVLSKDGSPDIYLLDLATKQLTRLTRHYAIDTEPTWTPDGRTLLFTSDRGGRPQIYKYDMRTGNTERLTYEGVYNARARVAQDGRNVVMVHQVNGRFHIAIHDLVTNRLQVLTSTELDESPSIAPNGSMVLYATKHAGRGILAAVSVDGGVKFRLPSREGDVREPAWSPYMER
- the ruvC gene encoding crossover junction endodeoxyribonuclease RuvC gives rise to the protein MALIMGIDPGSRKTGFGIINYVTGKAEYVTSGVIKLPEGDIAPRLKIIYDSVTELVELYGPATLAIEQVFMGKSAGSALKLGQARGAAIVACAAQDMDVFEYSARQIKQSVVGTGAADKGQVQHMVKVLLKLPSEPAEDAADALAAALCHAHTQQSMINMAGATSVRRRRIR
- a CDS encoding YebC/PmpR family DNA-binding transcriptional regulator, which codes for MAGHSKWANIKHRKAAQDAKRGKVFTKLIRELVVAAKQGGPHPEDNPRLRAAVDKALGANMTRDTIDRAIARGAGTNEADNMEELTYEGYAPGGVAVLVEVMTDNRNRTVAEVRHAFTKRGGNLGTDGSVAYLFSRVGQIGFAPGADEEQVMEVALEAGAEDITAHEDGSLDVTTPWEEFGTVKMALEAAGLEPAGGEVTMIASTTVPMADAGSAESILALIDALEDLDDVQNVYTNADIY
- the ybgC gene encoding tol-pal system-associated acyl-CoA thioesterase — encoded protein: MTSGQEFSLPLRVYIEDTDAGGIVYYVNYLKFMERARTEFMRAMGYGKDYIFNNDLMFVVRNVAVEYRAPAKLDDELIATAEITELGGASMTFAQRVLRGDEVLAGGDIRIACVDSTSVKPRRIPRDMVARLSGAE
- the tolR gene encoding protein TolR, coding for MAEINVVPYIDVMLVLLIIFMVTAPMLMQGVKVDLPEAAADPVENQDSEPLIVSVDASGQLFLNLGQEKQVLALATIKDRVSKVIKRNPDKPVLIWGDEAVPYGEVVTVMVALQQAGAPSVGLVTENPQ